Part of the Lichenicola cladoniae genome is shown below.
GTGAAGCAGTTCTTCGGCAAGGAGCCGGCCCGCAACGTGAACCCCGACGAAGTCGTGGCGATCGGTGCAGCGGTCCAGGGTGCCGTGCTGAAGGGTGACGTCAAGGACGTTCTTCTGCTCGACGTGACGCCGCTGTCGCTTGGTATCGAGACGCTGGGCGGGGTGTTCACCCGTCTGATCGATCGCAACACGACCATCCCGACCAAGAAGAGCCAGACCTTCTCGACCGCCGAGGACAACCAGGGCGCCGTGACCATCAAGGTCAGCCAGGGTGAGCGCGAGATGGCGGTCGACAACAAGGTGCTCGGTCAGTTCGACCTGATGGGCATCCCGCCGGCGCCGCGCGGCGTGCCGCAGATCGAGGTCACGTTCGATATCGATGCCAACGGCATCGTGTCGGTGTCCGCCAAGGACAAGGCGACCAACAAGGAGCAGCAGATCCGCATCCAGGCCTCCGGCGGCCTGTCGGACAGCGACATCGAGCGCATGGTCAAGGAAGCCGAGGCGAATGCCGACGCCGACAAGGCCAAGCGCGCGTCGGTCGAGGCGCGTAACCAGGCCGAAAGCCTGGTGCACCAGACCGAGAAGACGCTGTCCGAGAGCGGCGACAAGATCCCGGCCGCCGAGAAGTCGGAAGCCGAGACCGCGATCGCTGCGACCAAGGCGGCCATGGAAGGCAGCGACGTCGAGGCGGTGAAGGCCGCGACCGAGCGGCTTGGGCAGGTGTCGATGAAGATCGGCGAGGCGATGTACAAGGCGAGCGCCGGTGAAGCGGCAGGTGCTGCCGGTGCCGGTGAGCCGCCGCATGGCGCGTCCGCCGGCCCGGGTGCCAGCCAGGGCGGCAATGCCGGCGGCGCATCTGCCGGCGAGCGCGTGGTCGATGCCGACTTCGAGGATATCGACGACAAGAAGAAGTCTGCCTGATCGTCTCCGCAGACTGGATTTGTGGAAGGCGCCCGCGCTTCGGTACGAAGGCGGGCGCCTTTTCTTTGGGAATTGACGACGGAAACAACCGGTCTGCGTGCCTCCGACGGGGCGCTGGCCGGTCTCCGGTGAGGTAGATATGGCCAAGCAGGATTACTACGCGACCTTGGAGGTCGCTCGGGATGCCTCTGCGGACGACCTCAAGAAGGCGTATCGCAAACTCGCCATGAAGTACCACCCGGATCGAAATGCCGGGGACAAGGCCTCCGAAGCCCGGTTCAAGGAGCTCAACGAGGCCTACGACGTCCTGAAGGACGACCAGAAGCGCGCGGCCTACGATCGCTTCGGCCATGCCGCGTTCGAAGGTGGCGGCCCCGGGCCAGGCGGCGGCGGCTTCGAGGCCGGCGGTGGTCTGGGCGACATCTTCGACCAGGTGTTCGGCGACATGATGGGCGGGCGTCGTGGTGGTGGCGGTGGTCCGCGTGCCGGCGCCGATGTCCGTGCCCAGGTCGAGATCAGCCTTACCGATGCGTTCTCCGGCATCAAGGTGCCGTTGCGCGTGCCCAGCCGGATCGCCTGCGAGGCCTGCAACGGCAGCGGTTCCGAGGACAAGGCGCGCGGTGCCGAGACCTGTCCGACCTGCCATGGTGCCGGCAAGGTCCGGGCGCAGCAGGGCTTCTTCCTGGTCGAGCGTGGCTGCCCGACCTGCGGCGGGCGTGGCCGTGTCGTACGCAATCCGTGCAAGGTCTGCCGCGGCGCCGGCACCGTAGAGCGCGACCGCAACATCTCCGTTGATATCCCCGCCGGCATCGAGGACGGGACCCGTCTGCGCGTGCAGGGCGAAGGCGAGGCAGGACCGCAGGGTTCGCCGAATGGCGATCTGTATCTGCATGTCGGTGTGAAGCCGCACGAGATATTCCAGCGTGACGGGGCGACCGTAGTGGTCCGGGTGCCGGTCGGCATGACGATGGCGGCGTTGGGTGGTCACGTCGAAGTGCCGGTAGTCGACGGCACCCGCACCAAACTCACCGTTCCGGCTGGCAGCCAGACCGGTGACCAGCACAGGCTGCGTGGTAAGGGTTTCTCGGCTCTGCGCAGTTCGGCGCGTGGCGATATGTATGTCGTCTTCGCGGTCGAGACTCCGCGTCACCTGACCAAGCGTCAGCGCGAGCTGCTCGAGGAATTCCAGGCCGAAGGCGGCGAGAACGACAAGAGCAATCCAGAAACGGAAGGGTTCTTCAGCCGGGTCCGGGACTTCTTCGAGGGAAGAAGCTGAGTCTAGGAGAACTTCCGGTAAAATTCCGGTAGCAACTGCGTGAGTCGAGGCAAACCCTTGACATGGTTGTTGAACCAGGTGTGATCGGAGCTTAACTAAATCATGCTTGCGGTGACGTCCCCCCCCCACCCTCGCCGTAGGCAGGAAATGGCGGCGCGACCCGACTGGTTGCGCCGCCGATCTTCCCGTCCGATCCCATGCGCATAGGCATTGCCGGAATAGCCGGTCGCGTCGGCCGTTTGCTCGTCCAGGAAGTTGGCCTGGCCGGTGCCGAACTGTCCGGTGGCACTGTCCGGCCCGGCAGCACCGTCCGGTCGCCCGATCCGGATGTTTTCGTGTTCAAGGATCTCGCGGCCCTGGCAGCGCAGTCCGATGTTGTTATTGATTTCACCCATTTCGATACTGTGGCGGTCCACGCGGATACATTGTCGGGCAGTGGCACGAGCTGGATACTCGGTACGACCGGCCTGTCGCCTCAAACGCAGGCTTCGGTCGAACGGGCCGCCCGGCACATCCCGATCGTCCAGGCTGCCAATTTTTCCCCAGGCGTTGCCCTGGTCCTCGACCTTGCCAGGCGCATGACACTGGCATTGCCGGCCGAAGTTTACGACGCCGAAATTCTCGAGATGCATCATCGGCAGAAGGTCGATGCCCCGTCCGGAACCGCGCTGGCACTCGGGCATGTCGTCGCCGGCGCACGTGGCGTGCGCCTGGACGACATGCGCGAGAGTGGTCGTGATGGCCATGCCGGGCCACGCGGTCCGGGCGCGATCGGGTTTGCTGCCCTGCGCGGTGGGCAGATCGTCGGTGAACACACGCTTATCTTCACGTCCGGAAGCGAGCAGCTTGCCTTGACCCATCGTGCGTTCGATCGTGCAGTGTTCGCCGCCGGTGCGGTCCGGGCGGCACTTTGGGCAGAGGGGCGTTCGCCCGGTTTATACGGTATGGAGGACGTCCTGGGACTTCGCTGACCCGGTAGACCGGCAGTGTTTCTTGACCCTCCTGGCACTTTCCGCCAAACCCCCCACTTTCGACGGCTGCCCGCATCAGGCGCATCCGGCCGTGCCATGCGAGGAGCACCATGCGCAACAAGGGCGACTTCCTGTTCACGTCGGAGTCAGTGTCCGAGGGCCACCCGGACAAGGTAGCCGATCGGATCAGCGATACCGTGCTCGACTGCTTCCTGGCAGCCGACCCGGAGGCACGCGTTGCCTGCGAGACGCTGGTCACTACCAATCGCATCGTCCTTGCCGGCGAGGTCCGCGGGCCGGCGTCGGTGACCCAGGAACTCCTGGTCGAGGCGACCCGCGCCGCGGTCCGTGACATTGGCTACGACCAGTCCGGCTTCTCCTGGCGCAACGCCGAAGTGCAGTACTATCTGCATGCCCAGTCCGCCGACATTGCGGTCGGTGTCGACAGCGACGGCAACAAGGACGAGGGCGCCGGCGACCAGGGCATCATGTTCGGCTTCGCCACACGCGAGACCGAAACGCTCATGCCTGCGCCGATCCATTACGCGCATGGCATCCTGCGTCGCATGAACGAGCTGCGCAAAAGTGGCGACCCGCGCGGCCGCGGCCTGCAGCCGGACGCCAAGAGCCAGGTGACGCTGCACTATGTCGACGGCAGGCCGGTCGGCGCCACCAGCGTGGTGATCTCGACCCAGCATGACGAGGGCATGGCGCAGGCCGACATCCGCGAGGCATTGCGCGGCATCGTCGCCGACGTGCTGCCCGCCGGCTGGGAGGTTCCCGAGGACCAGTTCTACGTCAACCCGACCGGGATCTTCGTGATCGGCGGTCCGGACGGCGATTGTGGCCTGACCGGGCGCAAGATCATCGTCGACACCTACGGCGGAGCGGCTCCTCACGGCGGCGGCGCCTTCTCCGGCAAGGATCCGACCAAGGTCGATCGCTCGGCTGCCTATGTGTGCCGCTACCTGGCCAAGAACATCGTCGCCGCCGGCCTCGCCGACCGCTGCACCCTGCAGATCGCCTACGCGATCGGCGTGTCGCAGCCGCTTTCGGTCTATGTCGATCTCGACGGGTCCGGCCACGATGTGGACGAGGCGCGACTGGAGCGGGTGTTGCGCGAAGTCGTGGACCTCACCCCGCGCGGGATCCGCAAGCATTTGCGCCTGAACCGCCCGATCTATGCCGCCACCGCGGCATACGGTCATTTCGGACGCACCCCGGACCCAGCCGCGGACAGCTTTACCTGGGAAAAGACCGACCTGGTCGAGACCCTGCAGCAAGCCTTCAACCGCTAGGCGGCACACCGGTCATGGCGGTGAAGCCGCCGCCTGATCGCCTCTACGGCCGCCAGCGCAGCCATCCCTTGCGGCCACGGCAGCAACTGCTGCTGGACGTGGCGCTGCCGCGGCTGCGGTTCGCCGAAGCAGATGCCGCTGCTCCGGTGCAGGCATTCGATCGTGCACCGGACCAGCTCTGGCTGGAGGTCGGCTTCGGCGGCGGCGAGCATAGCCTGGCCCAGCACGAGGCCAATCCGGCGGTCGGCCTGATCGCCTGCGAGGTCTTCGAGAACGGCCTCTGTTCGCTGCTGTCGCGGCTGGTGCCGGAGGGGGCCGAGGCCACCTCGCCGGTGCCGGAGATGCTGAGGGTGTGGGACGATGATGCCCGGACGCTGCTCCGGTTGCTGCCCGACGCCTGCCTCGACCGGCTGTTCCTGCTGTTCCCGGACCCCTGGCCGAAAACCCGGCACGCCAAGCGCCGGTTCGTGCATCCGGAAACCATCCCGCTGCTGGCACGTGTGCTGAAGCCGGGTGCTACCTGGCGTGTCGCCAGCGACGATCCGACATACCAGGCCTGGGTGACCGAGGTGATGGGCGCCCAGGAGGTGTTCGAGGCCTCGGCCCCGGCCACCGAGCGCCCGGAGGGCTGGCCGCCGACGCGTTACGAGGCGAAGGCGCTCGCGGCTGGAAGACACCCGTTCTACTGGTCGTTCGTCCGGCGCGGGTGAACCATCGCCGGTTTTCCGCGCTCATGGATCAACCGGGCGAAGATGGCGATGCTGACGCGTGTGGCGATCTACGAGGGTTCGATCGAGCCCGGAACCGAGGATGCGTTCTTCCGGGATGTCGCTGCCCGGCTGGAGCCGGTCTGGCGGTCATTTCCGAATGTGCTGGACGTGCGGGTGCAGCGGGTGACGGAAGCCGATCGCGGCGCCATTCCGATCGTCATGGTGCTGGAAATGGATTTCGCCGACATGGCGGCGATCGAAAGCTCGCTCGCTTCCGACATCAAGACCCGGTCGCATGCGCTGACCCTCGAAGTCCTCAAGCCGTTCAGCGGCCGGTTCTTTCACTACATCGCCGAAAGCCGGAGCGTGTCGTAGAACGAAAGCTCAGTGCGTCGACTGGCTCCGGGTCGCCAGTTGCTTCAGGAGCGCCACCTGCCGCCAGAACTGCAACCGAGGCTGGGCCGGGCTACCGATGACTGCGGCTCCGTCCGGGATGTCGGCGATGACGCCGGCCTGGGCACCGATCCGGGCCCGATTGCCAATGAGCAGATGCGGCGCCATCGCGGCCTGGCCGCCGACCTGGACGTAGTCGCCGAGCACGGTCGAGCCCGAGATCCCGACCTGCGCCACGATGATGCAGCTCCGTCCGATCTGCACGTTGTGGCCGATCTGCACGAGGTTATCGATGTGGGTGCCGGCGCCGATGATGGTGTCCTGCACCGATCCGCGATCGACCGTGGTATTCGCCCCGATTTCGACATCGTCGCCGATGATGACCCGTCCCAGTTGCGGCACGCGCGAGAGCTTCTTCGGACCGCTCGAAAGCCCGAAGCCTTCCTGCCCGATCCGCACGCCCGAATGCAGATGAACGC
Proteins encoded:
- the dapB gene encoding 4-hydroxy-tetrahydrodipicolinate reductase, which codes for MRIGIAGIAGRVGRLLVQEVGLAGAELSGGTVRPGSTVRSPDPDVFVFKDLAALAAQSDVVIDFTHFDTVAVHADTLSGSGTSWILGTTGLSPQTQASVERAARHIPIVQAANFSPGVALVLDLARRMTLALPAEVYDAEILEMHHRQKVDAPSGTALALGHVVAGARGVRLDDMRESGRDGHAGPRGPGAIGFAALRGGQIVGEHTLIFTSGSEQLALTHRAFDRAVFAAGAVRAALWAEGRSPGLYGMEDVLGLR
- the dnaJ gene encoding molecular chaperone DnaJ; translated protein: MAKQDYYATLEVARDASADDLKKAYRKLAMKYHPDRNAGDKASEARFKELNEAYDVLKDDQKRAAYDRFGHAAFEGGGPGPGGGGFEAGGGLGDIFDQVFGDMMGGRRGGGGGPRAGADVRAQVEISLTDAFSGIKVPLRVPSRIACEACNGSGSEDKARGAETCPTCHGAGKVRAQQGFFLVERGCPTCGGRGRVVRNPCKVCRGAGTVERDRNISVDIPAGIEDGTRLRVQGEGEAGPQGSPNGDLYLHVGVKPHEIFQRDGATVVVRVPVGMTMAALGGHVEVPVVDGTRTKLTVPAGSQTGDQHRLRGKGFSALRSSARGDMYVVFAVETPRHLTKRQRELLEEFQAEGGENDKSNPETEGFFSRVRDFFEGRS
- the metK gene encoding methionine adenosyltransferase, with the translated sequence MRNKGDFLFTSESVSEGHPDKVADRISDTVLDCFLAADPEARVACETLVTTNRIVLAGEVRGPASVTQELLVEATRAAVRDIGYDQSGFSWRNAEVQYYLHAQSADIAVGVDSDGNKDEGAGDQGIMFGFATRETETLMPAPIHYAHGILRRMNELRKSGDPRGRGLQPDAKSQVTLHYVDGRPVGATSVVISTQHDEGMAQADIREALRGIVADVLPAGWEVPEDQFYVNPTGIFVIGGPDGDCGLTGRKIIVDTYGGAAPHGGGAFSGKDPTKVDRSAAYVCRYLAKNIVAAGLADRCTLQIAYAIGVSQPLSVYVDLDGSGHDVDEARLERVLREVVDLTPRGIRKHLRLNRPIYAATAAYGHFGRTPDPAADSFTWEKTDLVETLQQAFNR
- the trmB gene encoding tRNA (guanine(46)-N(7))-methyltransferase TrmB, producing MAVKPPPDRLYGRQRSHPLRPRQQLLLDVALPRLRFAEADAAAPVQAFDRAPDQLWLEVGFGGGEHSLAQHEANPAVGLIACEVFENGLCSLLSRLVPEGAEATSPVPEMLRVWDDDARTLLRLLPDACLDRLFLLFPDPWPKTRHAKRRFVHPETIPLLARVLKPGATWRVASDDPTYQAWVTEVMGAQEVFEASAPATERPEGWPPTRYEAKALAAGRHPFYWSFVRRG